Proteins encoded in a region of the Streptomyces sp. NBC_01298 genome:
- a CDS encoding chitinase: MNRIRSLAVPLAVTLAAGGLTALAAGTAQAADVNVVRNGGFESGLANWTCTSGSGAVVSSPVFAGAGALKATPSGQDNARCSQVVTVKPSSTYTLSEQVNGSYVYLGATGTGTQDVSTWTPGTGGGFQKLSTTFTTGPSTTQVTVYTHGWYGQPGFVVDEFSVFGPDGGGGTDPSPTIPGAPSGSAVSGQSSSGLTLSWNTVSGAAGYYVYQDGVRVQTVTSGTSAQITGLAASTTYSFQVSAYNAAGEGVKGAAVPGTTTSGGGGNPNPSVPKHAVTGYWQNFNNGATVQKISDVSAQYDIIAVSFADATSTPGGITFNLDSAGLGGYTVPQFKADIAAKKAAGKSVILSIGGEKGTISVNDGTSATNLANSAYALMQEYGFTGIDIDLENGLNPTYMTQALRALAAKAGPSLVLTMAPQTIDMQSTQGGYFKTALAVKDILTVVNMQYYNSGAMLGCDGKVYSQGSVDFLTALACIQLEGGLDASQVGIGVPASPSGAGSGYVSPTIVNNALDCLARGTSCGTFKPSKTYPGLRGAMTWSTNWDAKAGSAWSNAVGPKVHGLP, encoded by the coding sequence GTGAACCGCATACGCTCCCTCGCCGTCCCGCTCGCCGTGACCCTCGCCGCCGGCGGGCTCACAGCCCTGGCCGCCGGCACCGCCCAGGCCGCCGACGTCAACGTCGTCCGCAACGGCGGCTTCGAGTCCGGCCTCGCCAACTGGACCTGTACCTCCGGCAGCGGCGCCGTCGTCTCCTCCCCCGTCTTCGCGGGGGCCGGCGCCCTCAAGGCCACCCCCTCGGGCCAGGACAACGCCCGGTGCAGCCAGGTCGTCACCGTCAAGCCGAGCTCGACCTACACGCTCAGCGAGCAGGTCAACGGCTCGTACGTGTACCTCGGCGCGACCGGGACCGGCACCCAGGACGTCTCCACCTGGACCCCCGGCACCGGCGGCGGCTTCCAGAAGCTGTCCACCACCTTCACCACCGGCCCGAGCACCACCCAGGTCACCGTCTACACCCACGGCTGGTACGGCCAGCCGGGCTTCGTGGTCGACGAGTTCAGCGTCTTCGGCCCCGACGGCGGAGGCGGCACCGACCCCTCGCCGACCATTCCCGGCGCACCGTCCGGCAGCGCCGTTTCCGGCCAGAGCTCCAGCGGGCTCACCCTTTCGTGGAACACCGTCAGCGGGGCCGCCGGGTATTACGTGTATCAGGACGGCGTCCGCGTCCAGACCGTGACCTCGGGCACCTCCGCGCAGATCACCGGGCTCGCCGCGTCGACCACGTACTCCTTCCAGGTGAGCGCGTACAACGCGGCCGGCGAGGGCGTGAAGGGCGCGGCCGTCCCCGGCACCACCACGAGCGGCGGGGGCGGCAACCCGAACCCCTCGGTGCCCAAGCACGCGGTGACGGGCTACTGGCAGAACTTCAACAACGGCGCGACCGTCCAGAAGATCTCCGACGTCTCCGCGCAGTACGACATCATCGCCGTCTCCTTCGCCGACGCCACGAGCACGCCCGGCGGCATCACCTTCAACCTCGACTCGGCCGGCCTGGGCGGCTACACGGTCCCCCAGTTCAAGGCGGACATCGCCGCGAAGAAGGCGGCCGGCAAGTCCGTCATCCTCTCCATCGGCGGCGAGAAGGGCACGATCTCGGTCAACGACGGGACGTCCGCGACCAACCTCGCGAACTCCGCGTACGCCCTGATGCAGGAGTACGGCTTCACCGGGATCGACATCGACCTGGAGAACGGCCTGAACCCGACCTACATGACCCAGGCGCTGCGCGCCCTGGCCGCGAAGGCCGGCCCCTCGCTCGTCCTCACCATGGCCCCGCAGACCATCGACATGCAGTCGACGCAGGGCGGCTACTTCAAGACGGCTCTCGCGGTGAAGGACATCCTGACCGTCGTCAACATGCAGTACTACAACAGCGGCGCGATGCTCGGCTGCGACGGCAAGGTCTACTCCCAGGGCTCGGTGGACTTCCTCACCGCGCTGGCCTGCATCCAGCTGGAGGGCGGGCTCGACGCCTCGCAGGTCGGCATCGGGGTCCCGGCCTCCCCCAGCGGCGCGGGCAGCGGCTACGTCTCGCCGACCATCGTGAACAACGCGCTGGACTGCCTCGCCCGGGGCACGAGCTGCGGCACCTTCAAGCCCTCGAAGACCTACCCGGGTCTGCGCGGCGCGATGACCTGGTCGACCAACTGGGACGCCAAAGCGGGTAGCGCTTGGTCCAACGCGGTGGGTCCCAAGGTCCACGGCCTGCCGTAG
- a CDS encoding M14 family metallopeptidase, with protein sequence MRLHHRRRAAVTAALLALALGAPAYGLSATAAPPPTPSTATQDEAIVQYEIQGPATAVERTALLRTGASIDEVDTRSVVVSADTMQATKLRALGYKLTALPGPPDRRDERDIAAGINDFPSKDALYHNYAEASAEIDQRIAQYPALMSKRVIGKSYQGRDLVAIKISDNVATDEAEPEVLFTAHQHAREHLTVEMALYLLKEFGSKYGTDSRVTNMVNGREIWIIPDLNPDGGEYDIASGSYRSWRKNRQPNAGSSYVGTDENRNWNYKWGCCGGSSSSKSSETYRGAAAESAPEVKVVSDFVRSRVVGGKQQITAAIDFHTYSELVLWPFGWTYNDTAPGLTADDLAVYKKIGTSMAASNGYTPEQSSDLYITDGTIDDWLWGNQKIFAYTFEMYPTDSGSSGFYPPDEVIDRETARNKDAVLQLLENADCMYRSIGKQAQYCP encoded by the coding sequence ATGCGGCTCCACCACCGCCGAAGGGCCGCCGTCACGGCGGCCCTTCTCGCGCTCGCGCTCGGCGCACCCGCCTACGGCCTGAGCGCGACGGCCGCCCCGCCGCCCACCCCCTCGACCGCCACCCAGGACGAGGCGATCGTCCAGTACGAGATCCAGGGCCCGGCCACCGCGGTCGAGCGCACCGCCCTGCTCCGTACCGGCGCCTCCATCGACGAGGTGGACACGCGCTCGGTCGTCGTCAGCGCCGACACCATGCAGGCCACCAAGCTGCGCGCCCTCGGCTACAAGCTGACCGCGCTGCCCGGGCCGCCGGACCGCCGGGACGAGCGCGACATCGCCGCCGGGATCAACGATTTCCCGTCGAAGGACGCGCTCTACCACAACTACGCCGAGGCGAGCGCGGAGATCGACCAGCGCATCGCCCAGTACCCCGCGCTCATGAGCAAGCGGGTCATCGGCAAGTCCTACCAGGGCCGGGACCTCGTCGCGATCAAGATCAGCGACAACGTCGCGACCGACGAGGCCGAGCCCGAGGTGCTCTTCACCGCGCACCAGCACGCCCGTGAGCACCTGACCGTCGAGATGGCCCTGTACCTGCTCAAGGAGTTCGGCTCCAAGTACGGGACGGACTCGCGCGTCACCAACATGGTCAACGGCCGCGAGATCTGGATCATCCCGGACCTCAACCCGGACGGCGGCGAGTACGACATCGCCTCCGGCTCCTACCGCTCCTGGCGCAAGAACCGGCAGCCCAACGCCGGCTCCTCCTACGTCGGCACGGACGAGAACCGCAACTGGAACTACAAGTGGGGCTGCTGCGGCGGCTCCAGCAGCAGCAAGAGCTCCGAGACCTACCGGGGCGCGGCCGCCGAGTCGGCGCCCGAGGTGAAGGTGGTCTCGGACTTCGTGCGCAGCCGGGTGGTCGGCGGCAAGCAGCAGATCACGGCCGCCATCGACTTCCACACGTACAGCGAGCTCGTGCTGTGGCCGTTCGGGTGGACGTACAACGACACCGCGCCCGGACTGACCGCGGACGACCTGGCCGTGTACAAGAAGATCGGCACCAGCATGGCGGCCAGCAACGGCTACACGCCGGAGCAGTCGAGCGACCTGTACATCACGGACGGGACCATCGACGACTGGCTGTGGGGCAACCAGAAGATCTTCGCCTACACCTTCGAGATGTACCCGACGGACTCGGGCAGCAGCGGCTTCTACCCGCCCGACGAGGTCATCGACCGCGAGACCGCGCGCAACAAGGACGCGGTGCTGCAGCTCCTGGAGAACGCGGACTGCATGTACCGGTCGATCGGCAAGCAGGCGCAGTACTGCCCGTAG
- a CDS encoding DoxX family protein encodes MNVAFWITAGLLALFYLYAGGVKLVRGREELRPMMAWVDDTPMPAVRAIGAVEVLGAAGLVLPPLTGIAPWLAPAAAGGFVLLQIGATVVHLARGDRRIALNITLLLAAAVTTWLAAARL; translated from the coding sequence ATGAACGTCGCCTTCTGGATCACCGCGGGCCTGCTGGCCCTCTTCTACCTCTACGCGGGCGGGGTGAAGCTGGTCCGCGGCCGCGAGGAGCTCCGCCCGATGATGGCCTGGGTGGACGACACGCCCATGCCGGCCGTCCGGGCCATCGGGGCGGTCGAGGTGCTCGGCGCCGCCGGCCTGGTCCTCCCGCCGCTGACGGGCATCGCGCCCTGGCTCGCCCCGGCCGCGGCCGGGGGATTCGTCCTCCTTCAGATCGGTGCGACCGTGGTCCACCTGGCCCGCGGGGACCGCCGGATCGCCCTGAACATCACGCTCCTGCTCGCCGCCGCCGTGACCACCTGGCTGGCGGCGGCCCGCCTCTGA
- a CDS encoding LysR family transcriptional regulator — protein MELRTLRYFVAVAEELHFGRAAARLHMSQPPLSRAIKQLETEAGAALLLRSSAGVSLTEVGAVLLDEARALLDHAERVRSRVAAAAGPASITVGILGDSASPDVIRLADAYRRRHPGAEVRIREADLTDPTCGLGTGLVDVALTRAPFDAAGLTVRVLRADPVGALLRADDPLAGRDRLELADLADRRWFRFPEGTDAAWQSYWSGGAVREGPQVRAVQECRQAVLWNGTVGMTLLDHDPGAGLTVVPLSDMEPSRAVVAWRAGDPSPLVRSFVALATDGRSSGGTT, from the coding sequence ATGGAGCTCCGTACCCTGCGCTACTTCGTGGCCGTCGCCGAGGAACTCCACTTCGGACGGGCCGCCGCCCGGCTGCACATGAGCCAGCCGCCGCTGAGCCGGGCGATCAAGCAGCTGGAGACCGAGGCCGGGGCCGCGCTCCTCCTCCGCTCCTCCGCCGGGGTCTCCCTCACCGAGGTCGGGGCCGTGCTGCTCGACGAGGCGCGCGCCCTCCTGGACCACGCCGAGCGGGTGCGCTCGCGCGTGGCCGCGGCGGCCGGCCCCGCGAGCATCACCGTCGGGATCCTCGGGGACAGCGCCTCTCCCGACGTGATCCGGCTGGCGGACGCCTACCGCCGGCGGCATCCGGGCGCCGAGGTGCGGATCCGCGAGGCCGATCTGACCGACCCCACCTGCGGGCTCGGCACCGGACTGGTCGACGTCGCCCTGACCCGCGCGCCGTTCGACGCGGCCGGCCTGACCGTACGCGTCCTGCGCGCCGACCCGGTCGGGGCGCTGCTGCGCGCCGACGATCCGCTGGCCGGGCGGGACCGCCTGGAGCTGGCGGACCTGGCCGACCGGCGCTGGTTCCGGTTCCCGGAGGGCACCGACGCCGCCTGGCAGTCGTACTGGAGCGGCGGCGCAGTCCGGGAGGGACCGCAGGTGCGCGCCGTGCAGGAATGCCGGCAGGCCGTCCTGTGGAACGGCACGGTCGGCATGACCCTCCTGGACCACGATCCCGGGGCGGGCCTGACCGTGGTGCCGCTGTCGGACATGGAGCCGAGCCGCGCGGTGGTGGCGTGGCGGGCGGGCGACCCGAGCCCGCTGGTCCGCTCGTTCGTCGCTCTCGCGACCGACGGCCGGTCCTCCGGGGGGACGACCTAG
- a CDS encoding serine/threonine-protein kinase, which yields MSSAPSAGIFQPLKADDPEIVGGYRLAAVLGAGGMGKVYLSYTPGGRPIAIKVIRSEFSEDPEFRRRFQQEVRSAERVQGLYTAPVIDSDTEGSQPWLATAYVPGPSLAHAVAHHGALPPRSVLLLAVGVAEALTVIHGAGIVHRDLKPANVLLASDGPRVIDFGIARAADSTALTNTGVSIGTPAFMAPEQASTGTITPATDVFALGQIAAFAAIGSSVYGDGPSHAVLYRIVHEDPDLSGLPEELRPLVTRCLSRDPAHRPALTEVIALCNEAAGTEPLRQGEDWLPRAVAGSITERVHLLPAPAPTPPPKPATPVPTELSAQPPTPSAPPAPTAAPAHAAPTQAAPARPGQGTVPTGYGTPQPYAQPPRQQPAYAQPSYAQPTYPQPPRPQPTYSQPTFSQPTYAQPGWGQPGYRPAPTKPKRTGLIVTLSVVGAVIGLAVLGSLLPDGDKGNGAAGSPGGTGGTSASPGKAQKPVDPQPVSYKGIDMPGSHQLMLADNPPRPAEDPEGSGVHYGKGDLFYYRDTTFGKDEFGTDNGKLVLLNNSEKGSLATCRAVTRFTEKITLDQLTVGSEVCVLSDAGHIAVATYRGKAGAKESSQYITLDLTIWRNAEEAKKDD from the coding sequence ATGAGCAGCGCACCTTCGGCAGGCATCTTCCAACCGCTCAAGGCGGACGACCCGGAGATCGTGGGCGGCTACCGGCTCGCGGCGGTGCTCGGCGCCGGCGGCATGGGCAAGGTGTACCTCTCGTACACGCCGGGCGGCCGGCCGATCGCCATCAAGGTCATCCGGTCCGAGTTCAGCGAAGACCCCGAGTTCCGGCGGCGGTTCCAGCAGGAGGTGCGGTCCGCGGAGCGGGTCCAGGGGCTCTACACCGCCCCGGTCATCGACTCGGACACCGAGGGCTCCCAGCCCTGGCTGGCCACGGCCTACGTGCCCGGCCCCTCCCTCGCGCACGCGGTGGCCCACCACGGCGCGCTGCCGCCGCGCAGCGTCCTGCTGCTGGCCGTCGGGGTCGCCGAGGCCCTGACCGTCATCCACGGCGCGGGCATCGTCCACCGGGACCTGAAGCCCGCCAACGTCCTCCTCGCCTCCGACGGCCCGCGCGTCATCGACTTCGGCATCGCCCGCGCGGCCGACAGCACCGCCCTGACCAATACGGGCGTCAGCATCGGCACCCCGGCGTTCATGGCGCCCGAACAGGCGTCGACGGGCACGATCACCCCGGCCACCGACGTCTTCGCCCTCGGCCAGATCGCCGCCTTCGCGGCCATCGGGTCCTCCGTCTACGGCGACGGGCCCTCGCACGCGGTGCTCTACCGGATCGTGCACGAGGACCCCGATCTCAGCGGACTGCCCGAGGAGCTGCGGCCGCTGGTGACCCGTTGCCTCAGCCGCGACCCGGCCCACCGCCCCGCGCTGACCGAGGTCATCGCGCTGTGCAACGAAGCCGCGGGCACCGAGCCGCTGCGCCAGGGCGAGGACTGGCTGCCGCGCGCCGTCGCCGGTTCCATCACCGAGCGGGTGCACCTGCTGCCCGCCCCGGCCCCCACCCCGCCGCCGAAGCCGGCCACGCCCGTCCCGACGGAGCTCTCCGCGCAGCCGCCGACGCCGAGCGCGCCTCCGGCGCCCACCGCGGCGCCCGCGCACGCCGCGCCGACGCAGGCCGCCCCGGCACGGCCCGGACAGGGGACCGTGCCGACCGGCTACGGGACGCCGCAGCCGTACGCGCAGCCCCCGCGGCAGCAGCCCGCGTACGCGCAGCCTTCGTACGCGCAGCCCACGTACCCGCAGCCGCCGCGCCCGCAGCCGACGTACAGCCAGCCCACGTTCAGCCAGCCCACCTACGCGCAGCCCGGCTGGGGGCAGCCCGGGTACCGGCCCGCCCCGACCAAGCCCAAGCGGACCGGGCTGATCGTCACCCTGTCCGTCGTGGGCGCCGTCATCGGGCTCGCCGTCCTCGGCTCCCTGCTGCCGGACGGCGACAAGGGGAACGGCGCGGCCGGCTCACCCGGCGGCACGGGGGGTACCAGCGCCTCCCCGGGCAAGGCCCAGAAGCCCGTCGACCCGCAGCCGGTCTCGTACAAGGGCATCGACATGCCCGGGTCCCACCAGCTGATGCTCGCGGACAATCCGCCGCGTCCGGCGGAGGACCCGGAGGGCTCGGGCGTGCACTACGGGAAGGGCGACCTCTTCTACTACCGGGACACGACCTTCGGCAAGGACGAGTTCGGCACCGACAACGGAAAGCTGGTCCTGCTGAACAACTCGGAGAAGGGCTCGCTGGCGACCTGCCGCGCGGTGACCCGCTTCACCGAGAAGATCACCCTCGACCAGCTCACGGTCGGGTCCGAGGTCTGCGTCCTGAGCGACGCCGGGCACATCGCGGTGGCGACCTACCGCGGCAAGGCGGGGGCCAAGGAGTCCAGCCAGTACATCACCCTCGACCTCACGATCTGGCGCAACGCGGAGGAAGCGAAGAAGGACGACTAG
- a CDS encoding lamin tail domain-containing protein produces the protein MRKRSVIAAAVATGALAVLAVTPAQATESGSALKIRGVQYDAPGSDSNSCSTGNTRDEYLTIKNYSTTATVNLKGYVVKDATGNSFTFTTNHYLQPGDFVKLRGGYGTESDAYNVAYRGSCNFIWNNDRDTVYLKTPSGATADSHAYTKSGSDRDGNGYVTFHG, from the coding sequence TTGCGCAAGCGCTCCGTCATAGCCGCGGCCGTCGCCACCGGCGCCCTGGCCGTCCTCGCCGTCACCCCGGCCCAGGCGACCGAATCCGGCTCGGCCCTGAAGATCCGCGGAGTCCAGTACGACGCCCCCGGCTCGGACTCCAACAGCTGCTCCACGGGCAACACCCGTGACGAGTACCTGACGATCAAGAACTACTCCACCACGGCGACGGTCAACCTCAAGGGCTACGTCGTCAAGGACGCCACCGGCAACAGCTTCACCTTCACCACCAACCACTACCTGCAGCCCGGTGACTTCGTGAAGCTGCGCGGGGGTTACGGCACCGAGTCGGACGCGTACAACGTGGCCTACCGCGGCAGCTGCAACTTCATCTGGAACAACGACCGGGACACGGTCTACCTGAAGACCCCGTCCGGGGCGACCGCGGACTCCCACGCCTACACCAAGAGCGGTTCCGACCGCGACGGCAACGGGTACGTCACCTTCCACGGCTGA
- a CDS encoding RidA family protein codes for MTDKIAIVPATHTDPPAKFSHGVRKGNILQVAGQVGFLPHVDGQEPTPAGPTLREQTFQTLENVRSVLEAGGATWDDVMMLRVYLTDTTHFGEMNEIYNAYFEEQNLKAVPSARTTVYVGLPGDLLIEIDALAVLDA; via the coding sequence ATGACCGACAAGATCGCGATCGTCCCCGCCACCCACACCGACCCGCCCGCGAAGTTCTCGCACGGCGTCCGCAAGGGCAACATCCTCCAGGTCGCCGGCCAGGTCGGCTTCCTCCCGCACGTGGACGGCCAGGAGCCCACGCCGGCCGGCCCCACCCTGCGCGAGCAGACCTTCCAGACGCTGGAGAACGTCCGCTCCGTACTGGAGGCGGGCGGCGCCACGTGGGACGACGTGATGATGCTGCGCGTCTACCTCACGGACACCACGCACTTCGGAGAGATGAACGAGATCTACAACGCCTACTTCGAGGAGCAGAACCTGAAGGCGGTCCCCTCCGCCCGCACCACGGTGTACGTGGGCCTCCCCGGCGACCTGCTGATCGAGATCGACGCCCTCGCGGTGCTCGACGCCTGA
- a CDS encoding IclR family transcriptional regulator translates to MSQSVERALRILPALAKGPAGLGEVAEVLDVHKSTALRLLRTLQEHGFVYRQGDGRYRLGASLFALASESIENLDVREIAHPHLLELNRTTGHTVHLALHQDDEVVYVDKVDSRYAVRMYSRIGRPVPLTVAAVAKLLIADLPEVERRALAARIEYPAYTPRSTPDADAYLRELDLVRAQGWATDIGGHEESLNCLAAPVRGPDGRVVAAMSVSAPGVVLSVVGLLELLPLVRQTADAIGREYSGSGPVQEQEEDRP, encoded by the coding sequence GTGAGCCAGTCGGTGGAGCGGGCGCTCCGGATCCTGCCTGCCCTGGCCAAGGGCCCGGCCGGGCTCGGCGAGGTCGCCGAGGTGCTCGACGTGCACAAGAGCACGGCCCTGCGGCTGCTGCGGACCCTTCAGGAACACGGCTTCGTCTACCGGCAGGGCGACGGGCGCTACCGGCTCGGGGCCTCCCTCTTCGCGCTGGCCTCCGAGTCCATCGAGAACCTCGACGTGCGCGAGATCGCCCACCCCCACCTGCTGGAACTGAACCGGACCACCGGGCACACCGTGCACCTCGCCCTCCACCAGGACGACGAGGTCGTCTACGTGGACAAGGTCGACAGCCGCTACGCGGTCCGGATGTACTCGCGCATCGGCCGCCCCGTCCCCCTCACCGTCGCCGCCGTCGCGAAGCTGCTGATCGCCGACCTGCCGGAGGTGGAGCGCCGGGCCCTGGCCGCGCGCATCGAGTACCCGGCCTACACCCCCCGCTCCACCCCCGACGCCGACGCGTACCTGCGCGAGCTCGACCTCGTGCGCGCCCAGGGGTGGGCCACCGACATCGGGGGCCACGAGGAGTCCCTGAACTGCCTCGCCGCCCCCGTCCGCGGACCCGACGGCCGCGTGGTCGCCGCGATGTCCGTCTCCGCCCCCGGCGTGGTCCTCTCCGTCGTGGGGCTGCTCGAACTCCTCCCGCTCGTACGGCAGACCGCCGACGCCATCGGCCGCGAGTACTCAGGCTCGGGCCCCGTACAGGAACAGGAAGAAGACAGGCCATGA
- a CDS encoding amino acid deaminase, protein MPSDPVQALAQEPVDHRFKGLPPDAGQAGLTVGELTAERRSLYTGGFTTPVLTLDADALSHNLAALGTYAERHGLAFAPHGKTCMAPQLFHRQLEHGAWGITAAVPHQARVYRAFGIQRIFLANELVDAAALRWVAAELAADPGFRFVCYVDSVRGVQLMDRALAGRSQRVDVVVELGAGEGARTGARSDEDCRAVADAVAGTDTLRLVGIAGYEAEVPGADPDSVHAYLRRLTGLAAEFDKAGRFEGVEEIVVSAGGSAWFDAVADVFAEIPELSRPVLKLLRSGAYVSHDHGWYTRLTPFNRVPEEGGLRPAFRLWTQVVSRPSPTQAFVNAGKRDIAYDLGLPEVELVRDPLTGAERPATGIRVLKLSDQHAWLETDSAEDVEVGDWVALGMSHPCTIFEKWPLIPVVEADGTVAEYVRTFF, encoded by the coding sequence ATGCCCAGCGACCCCGTCCAGGCCCTCGCCCAGGAGCCGGTGGACCACCGGTTCAAGGGACTCCCCCCGGACGCCGGGCAGGCCGGCCTCACCGTCGGCGAGCTGACCGCCGAGCGGCGCAGCCTCTACACCGGCGGGTTCACGACGCCCGTGCTCACCCTCGACGCGGACGCGCTGAGCCACAACCTCGCCGCCCTCGGCACGTACGCCGAGCGCCACGGCCTGGCCTTCGCCCCGCACGGAAAGACCTGCATGGCCCCGCAGCTGTTCCACCGTCAGCTGGAGCACGGCGCCTGGGGCATCACCGCCGCCGTCCCCCACCAGGCGCGCGTCTACCGGGCGTTCGGGATCCAGCGGATCTTCCTCGCCAACGAACTCGTCGACGCCGCCGCCCTGCGCTGGGTGGCCGCCGAGCTCGCCGCGGACCCCGGTTTCCGCTTCGTCTGCTACGTGGACTCCGTGCGCGGGGTCCAGCTCATGGACCGGGCCCTGGCCGGCCGGTCGCAGCGGGTCGACGTGGTCGTCGAGCTCGGCGCCGGAGAAGGCGCCCGCACGGGGGCCCGCAGCGACGAGGACTGCCGGGCCGTCGCCGACGCGGTGGCGGGCACGGACACCCTGCGCCTGGTCGGCATCGCCGGGTACGAGGCGGAGGTGCCCGGGGCCGACCCGGACTCCGTGCACGCCTACCTGCGCCGGCTCACCGGTCTGGCGGCCGAGTTCGACAAGGCGGGACGGTTCGAGGGGGTGGAGGAGATCGTCGTCAGCGCGGGCGGCTCCGCCTGGTTCGACGCCGTCGCCGACGTGTTCGCCGAGATCCCGGAGCTCTCGCGGCCGGTCCTGAAGCTGCTGCGCTCGGGCGCGTACGTCTCCCACGACCACGGCTGGTACACCCGCCTGACCCCCTTCAACCGGGTCCCCGAGGAGGGCGGCCTGCGCCCCGCCTTCCGGCTCTGGACGCAGGTGGTCTCCCGCCCCTCCCCCACCCAGGCCTTCGTCAACGCCGGCAAGCGGGACATCGCCTACGACCTGGGGCTGCCCGAGGTGGAACTCGTGCGCGACCCCCTCACCGGCGCCGAGCGCCCGGCGACCGGGATCCGCGTGCTCAAGCTCTCCGACCAGCACGCCTGGCTGGAAACCGACTCCGCCGAGGACGTGGAGGTCGGCGACTGGGTGGCGCTGGGCATGTCCCACCCGTGCACGATCTTCGAGAAGTGGCCGCTGATCCCGGTGGTGGAGGCCGACGGCACGGTCGCGGAGTACGTCCGGACGTTCTTCTAA
- a CDS encoding N-acyl-D-amino-acid deacylase family protein, with the protein MDLVIRGARVVDGTGGPSHIADVAVHEGRIAEVGGRIAGGGRRTLDARGLVLAPGFIDMHAHSDLALLRDPDHGAKAAQGVTLEVLGQDGLSYAPVDDRTLGEVRAAIAGWNGTGEDIDFDWRTVGGYLDRLDRAHGGQGIAVNAAYLVPQGTVRAHVVGWGDRPATPAELDRMRAVVAEGLAQGAVGMSSGLTYTPGMYATGAELTELCRVVARYGGYYCPHHRSYGRGALAAYAEMVELTREAGCALHLAHATMNFGENEGRAGELLALLDGALADGADITLDSYPYTPGCTTLVALLPSWANEGGPEAVLARLRDDAEAERIRYALEVEGADGCHGVPVDWSTIEIAGTTDPAYGAFVGTRVPDWETARTLLLGDRLGPSILQHVGHEENVRAIMRHPVHTGGSDGILQGAKPHPRAYGTFPHYLGHYVRELGVLSLEECVAHLSGRPAARLRLPDRGLVRVGHRADLVLFDPLTVAAGSTYDRPRALPAGIPHVLIDGRFVVRDGRRTDVLAGRAVRRTPHGGR; encoded by the coding sequence ATGGACCTGGTCATCCGCGGGGCCCGCGTCGTCGACGGCACGGGCGGGCCCTCCCACATCGCCGACGTCGCCGTCCACGAGGGCCGGATCGCCGAAGTGGGCGGCCGGATCGCGGGCGGCGGGCGGCGCACGCTCGACGCCCGCGGTCTCGTCCTGGCCCCCGGCTTCATCGACATGCACGCCCACAGCGACCTCGCCCTGCTGCGCGATCCGGACCACGGCGCGAAGGCCGCGCAGGGCGTGACCCTCGAAGTCCTCGGCCAGGACGGCCTGTCCTACGCCCCCGTCGACGACCGCACGCTGGGCGAGGTGCGGGCCGCCATCGCCGGCTGGAACGGCACGGGCGAGGACATCGACTTCGACTGGCGCACGGTCGGCGGGTACCTGGACCGGCTCGACCGGGCCCACGGCGGGCAGGGCATCGCCGTCAACGCCGCCTACCTGGTCCCGCAGGGCACCGTCCGCGCGCACGTCGTCGGCTGGGGCGACCGCCCCGCCACCCCCGCGGAGCTCGACCGGATGCGGGCCGTGGTCGCCGAGGGGCTCGCGCAGGGCGCCGTGGGAATGTCCTCCGGGCTCACCTACACCCCGGGGATGTACGCGACCGGCGCCGAACTGACGGAGCTGTGCCGGGTGGTGGCCCGGTACGGCGGCTACTACTGCCCGCACCACCGCTCGTACGGCCGCGGCGCCCTGGCCGCCTACGCCGAGATGGTCGAGCTGACCCGCGAGGCCGGCTGCGCCCTGCACCTGGCGCACGCCACGATGAACTTCGGGGAGAACGAGGGCCGGGCCGGCGAGCTGCTCGCCCTGCTCGACGGGGCGCTGGCCGACGGCGCCGACATCACGCTCGACAGTTACCCGTACACCCCCGGCTGCACCACCCTGGTCGCCCTGCTGCCCAGTTGGGCGAACGAGGGCGGACCCGAGGCGGTCCTCGCCCGGCTGCGCGACGACGCCGAGGCCGAGCGGATCCGGTACGCGCTGGAGGTGGAGGGCGCCGACGGCTGTCACGGGGTCCCGGTCGACTGGTCGACGATCGAGATCGCCGGAACCACGGACCCGGCCTACGGGGCCTTCGTCGGCACGCGCGTCCCCGACTGGGAGACGGCCCGGACGCTGCTGCTGGGCGACCGGCTCGGGCCGAGCATCCTCCAGCACGTCGGGCACGAGGAGAACGTACGGGCGATCATGCGCCACCCGGTCCACACGGGCGGCTCGGACGGCATCCTCCAGGGCGCGAAACCGCATCCGCGGGCCTACGGCACCTTCCCGCACTACCTCGGGCACTACGTGCGCGAGCTGGGCGTCCTCTCCCTGGAGGAGTGCGTCGCCCACCTCTCCGGCCGCCCCGCCGCCCGGCTGCGGCTGCCGGACCGGGGGCTGGTGCGCGTCGGACACCGGGCCGACCTCGTCCTCTTCGATCCGCTGACGGTCGCGGCCGGATCGACGTACGACCGCCCGCGCGCGCTGCCGGCCGGGATCCCGCACGTCCTGATCGACGGGCGTTTCGTCGTACGGGACGGGCGCAGGACCGACGTCCTCGCCGGGCGGGCCGTCCGCCGGACCCCGCACGGCGGCCGCTGA